One genomic region from Bartonella australis AUST/NH1 encodes:
- a CDS encoding UDP-N-acetylglucosamine--N-acetylmuramyl-(pentapeptide) pyrophosphoryl-undecaprenol N-acetylglucosamine transferase: MTQKKVIVLVAGGTGGHLFPAEALSVELRQRGYDVHLATDERARRFVRHFDEKHIHIISSATSVRRCPFAFIKAFWSLLKGSTQSWMLFRKLRPVLIGGFGGYPTFPPLLVAILTRRLTFIHEQNAVMGRANRMLAVGVRMIAGGLLADDSVYARKMLLTGNPVREAVLKAAEICYSPSLGEDPFYFLVFGGSQGASFFSQIVPEAIALLDNNVRKRLRIIQQVRSETKNLVKIYNDMGVQAEIASFFDNMAEHIARSHFILARSGASTVCEIAVIGRPALFIPYPHALDHDQAANAATLAAMGGAQIVAEKDLNGQMLAFLLAKACREPHLLEKQALAAKKAGQPRATTLLADAVEALIAGRSVLNIKREYFDENAA; this comes from the coding sequence ATGACGCAGAAAAAAGTTATTGTTTTGGTTGCGGGTGGTACAGGCGGGCATCTTTTTCCCGCGGAAGCACTTTCTGTTGAGTTAAGGCAGCGTGGGTATGATGTTCATTTAGCAACAGATGAAAGAGCTAGGCGTTTTGTACGCCATTTTGATGAAAAGCATATTCATATTATTTCGTCAGCGACATCGGTGCGACGTTGTCCTTTTGCGTTCATAAAAGCGTTTTGGTCTTTGCTGAAGGGGAGCACGCAATCATGGATGCTTTTTCGCAAGTTACGTCCTGTCCTTATTGGCGGATTTGGCGGTTATCCGACTTTCCCACCGCTTTTGGTTGCTATCTTAACGAGGCGTTTGACATTTATTCATGAGCAAAATGCTGTGATGGGTCGCGCAAATAGAATGTTGGCTGTTGGAGTACGCATGATAGCGGGTGGTTTATTAGCGGATGACAGTGTTTACGCCCGTAAAATGCTTCTTACAGGTAATCCTGTTCGTGAAGCCGTCCTCAAAGCAGCGGAAATTTGTTATTCTCCGTCTCTTGGTGAAGATCCGTTTTATTTTTTGGTTTTTGGCGGGAGTCAAGGGGCTTCTTTTTTTTCACAAATTGTTCCCGAAGCAATCGCTTTACTTGATAATAACGTGCGTAAGCGCCTGCGTATCATCCAGCAAGTTCGCAGTGAAACTAAAAATTTAGTAAAAATTTATAACGATATGGGAGTGCAGGCAGAGATTGCATCTTTTTTCGACAATATGGCAGAACATATCGCTCGCTCTCACTTTATTTTAGCGCGCTCTGGTGCTTCAACTGTTTGTGAAATAGCGGTGATTGGCCGGCCGGCTTTATTTATCCCGTATCCACACGCTTTAGATCACGATCAGGCGGCGAACGCAGCTACGCTCGCTGCTATGGGAGGAGCTCAAATCGTAGCAGAAAAAGATTTGAATGGGCAAATGCTCGCTTTTCTCTTAGCAAAAGCCTGTCGCGAACCACATTTATTAGAAAAACAAGCACTTGCTGCAAAAAAGGCTGGGCAACCTCGTGCAACCACCCTTCTTGCAGATGCAGTTGAAGCGTTGATTGCAGGGCGGTCGGTATTAAATATTAAAAGGGAGTATTTTGATGAAAATGCCGCTTAA
- a CDS encoding FtsW/RodA/SpoVE family cell cycle protein codes for MALTRADRDPIANWWWTIDRSIFSACLILMGIGVMLSFAASPTVAKKIGIIDNFYFVRWHLIFSVFALFVMITISFFSPRNIRRLCALLLAMALILMVITLLFGFEVKGAQRWISVFGVSVQASEFMKPAFVIMSAWLFSDQMQQYGIFRYLLAIIVYAICCVLLVLQPDIGQTLLISATWGSLFFVAGVSLTVVFLFLFLGISGGFSAYLFVHHVRQRINSFLTGEGDTFQADAGREAILNGGWFGQGPGEGTIKRIIPDSHTDFVFSVAAEEYGVIFCLLIMALFGFIVVRSLYIALNTRDSFTRLSITGIAMMIGFQSAINMAVNLHLLPPKGMTLPFISYGGSSMMAVAISMGILLSLTRRRPEARLSDFLPPIVSGSIL; via the coding sequence ATGGCGCTCACTCGTGCGGATCGCGATCCAATTGCTAATTGGTGGTGGACGATCGATCGTTCTATCTTTTCTGCTTGTTTGATCCTAATGGGGATCGGCGTTATGTTGTCTTTTGCGGCGAGTCCTACTGTTGCAAAAAAAATTGGGATTATCGATAATTTTTATTTTGTTCGTTGGCATCTCATTTTTAGTGTTTTTGCACTCTTCGTTATGATTACTATCTCCTTTTTTTCTCCCCGTAATATCCGCCGTTTATGCGCTCTTTTGTTGGCTATGGCGCTCATTCTCATGGTTATAACTTTACTGTTTGGCTTTGAAGTAAAAGGAGCGCAGCGTTGGATTTCTGTATTTGGTGTTTCCGTACAAGCTTCGGAATTCATGAAACCAGCTTTCGTGATTATGTCTGCTTGGCTTTTTTCAGACCAAATGCAACAGTACGGTATTTTTAGGTATCTATTGGCGATCATAGTTTACGCTATCTGTTGCGTACTTCTTGTTTTACAGCCTGATATTGGTCAAACACTTTTGATTAGCGCGACGTGGGGCAGTCTATTTTTTGTGGCAGGTGTGTCTCTGACCGTTGTTTTTTTATTTCTTTTTTTAGGTATTTCAGGAGGCTTTTCGGCTTATTTGTTTGTTCACCATGTACGCCAACGTATTAATAGTTTTTTGACAGGCGAAGGTGATACATTTCAGGCAGACGCGGGGCGCGAAGCTATTTTAAATGGTGGATGGTTTGGTCAAGGGCCAGGTGAAGGTACTATTAAACGTATTATCCCCGATAGCCACACAGATTTTGTATTTTCTGTTGCAGCGGAAGAATATGGCGTCATCTTCTGTTTATTGATTATGGCACTTTTTGGTTTTATCGTCGTACGCTCGCTTTATATAGCGTTAAATACACGCGATTCATTTACGCGTCTTAGCATTACAGGTATAGCGATGATGATTGGTTTTCAATCAGCCATTAATATGGCGGTTAATCTCCATTTGCTGCCTCCAAAAGGAATGACATTACCGTTTATTTCTTATGGTGGCTCATCTATGATGGCAGTTGCGATTTCGATGGGCATTTTGCTTAGTTTAACACGTCGCCGACCAGAGGCGCGACTTTCGGATTTTTTGCCACCTATCGTTTCAGGCTCTATATTATGA
- a CDS encoding cell division protein FtsQ/DivIB produces MHALNVSKMSVSVVLSAPVLPRLYRRCLRFIPQFMFRDRYAFRCFGSFAVLFFFFLSGLYGLLSSGRVGSIMKDAASSVGFMVANIEVNGGKRLAEKDILKILGLDARSSIINFDVDEARSVLEQQAWIQSADVQKIYPNRVRISVVEREPYAIWQHDGVMDIIDGTGRVIVPFQAGLVQNLPLVVGQGAQDAAKLFIQSLSVCPQFRDHIRSYVRVGDRRWDVILDNGMRIMLPEKGAVERLIFLTKTGVLEDLFSRDILSIDLRLSDRITVALSDEMLERYHEAVRGEERALKALKAGGV; encoded by the coding sequence GTGCATGCGTTAAATGTTAGTAAAATGAGTGTTTCTGTGGTGCTGTCAGCGCCGGTTTTGCCTCGTCTTTACCGCCGCTGCCTCCGGTTTATACCCCAGTTTATGTTCAGAGATCGTTACGCTTTCCGTTGTTTTGGTTCTTTCGCAGTTTTGTTTTTTTTCTTTCTTTCTGGTCTTTATGGTCTTTTATCGAGCGGTCGTGTGGGTAGCATCATGAAAGACGCTGCATCGAGTGTTGGTTTTATGGTTGCCAACATTGAGGTAAATGGCGGTAAGCGCTTGGCAGAAAAGGATATTTTGAAAATTTTGGGGCTTGATGCTCGTTCATCAATTATTAATTTTGATGTGGATGAAGCGCGTTCCGTTTTGGAACAACAGGCCTGGATTCAGTCGGCTGATGTTCAAAAAATTTACCCTAATAGGGTGCGCATTTCTGTGGTGGAACGCGAGCCGTATGCAATTTGGCAGCACGATGGCGTGATGGATATTATTGATGGTACAGGGCGCGTGATTGTACCATTTCAGGCAGGTCTAGTTCAGAATTTGCCGCTTGTGGTCGGCCAAGGTGCGCAGGATGCTGCTAAATTATTTATTCAGTCGCTTTCAGTGTGTCCGCAATTTCGCGATCATATCCGCTCTTATGTGCGTGTAGGTGATCGGCGTTGGGACGTTATTTTGGATAATGGAATGCGTATTATGTTGCCCGAAAAAGGTGCTGTTGAAAGGCTTATTTTTCTCACCAAAACGGGTGTGCTAGAAGATCTTTTTTCGCGCGATATTTTAAGTATTGATTTGCGTCTTTCTGACCGGATCACTGTCGCTTTATCAGATGAAATGTTGGAGCGTTATCACGAAGCTGTGAGAGGAGAAGAACGGGCCTTGAAGGCGCTGAAGGCAGGGGGAGTGTAA
- the lpxC gene encoding UDP-3-O-acyl-N-acetylglucosamine deacetylase, with product MKSLQKYQLTLKNMITFEGRGVHSGRSSVVKICPADAECGIIFKRCGANGKEKIFRAHASQTGTTELSTVLGNGEVRVETIEHLMAAIAAYDLDNLVIEVSSNEVPILDGASWQYCQRFEEVGTVQQAALRSYFVIKKPVRVETAYGFAEFLPFNGRHFDVSISFSSSVIGEQQLSFELTSEGFRDHLSRARTFGFVKDVEKLWISGKGLGSSLENSLIIGLDDQIINSGGLYFEDEFVRHKVLDAIGDTALLGAPFIGLFRSYRSGHALNSRLVKAVLADESCYEKSNL from the coding sequence ATGAAATCTTTGCAAAAATATCAGCTGACTCTTAAAAATATGATTACATTCGAGGGACGTGGTGTCCATAGTGGGCGCTCATCTGTCGTAAAGATTTGTCCAGCTGATGCTGAATGTGGTATTATTTTTAAGCGTTGCGGGGCAAATGGAAAAGAAAAAATATTTCGGGCACATGCATCGCAAACAGGAACTACTGAATTATCAACGGTGCTTGGAAATGGAGAAGTAAGAGTTGAAACAATTGAGCATTTGATGGCAGCAATTGCTGCTTATGATTTGGATAATCTTGTCATTGAGGTATCAAGCAATGAGGTTCCTATTTTAGACGGTGCTTCGTGGCAGTATTGTCAGAGATTTGAGGAAGTTGGCACTGTTCAGCAGGCGGCGTTGCGTTCTTATTTCGTTATTAAAAAACCAGTGCGCGTTGAAACTGCTTACGGCTTTGCAGAATTTTTACCGTTTAATGGACGCCATTTTGATGTTTCGATTTCTTTTTCTTCGTCTGTTATTGGGGAACAACAATTAAGCTTTGAACTTACTTCAGAGGGATTTCGTGATCATTTATCACGTGCGCGTACCTTTGGTTTTGTAAAAGACGTAGAAAAATTGTGGATTTCTGGAAAAGGGTTAGGTTCTTCTTTAGAAAATTCCCTTATCATCGGTCTTGACGACCAAATCATTAATTCGGGTGGTCTTTATTTTGAAGATGAATTTGTTCGGCATAAAGTGCTTGACGCGATCGGTGATACTGCTCTGCTTGGCGCGCCTTTTATTGGGTTATTTCGTTCATATCGCAGTGGACACGCTCTTAATTCGCGGTTGGTCAAAGCGGTTTTAGCGGATGAATCTTGCTACGAAAAGAGTAATTTGTAG
- the ftsZ gene encoding cell division protein FtsZ, with amino-acid sequence MTINLHRPDIAELKPRITVFGVGGGGGNAVNNMIHAGLQGVDFVVANTDAQALAMSKAERLIQLGAAVTEGLGAGALPEVGQAAADECIDEIIDHLADSHMVFITAGMGGGTGTGAAPVVARAAREKGILTVGVVTKPFQFEGARRMKTAEAGIEELQKSVDTLIVIPNQNLFRIANEKTTFADAFAMADQVLYSGVASITDLMIKEGLINLDFADVRSVMHEMGRAMMGTGEASGEGRALAAAEAAIANPLLDETSMSGARGLLISITGGRDMTLFEVDEAANRIREEVDIDANVIFGAIDDESLEGVIRVSVVATGIDRVVDDTAQLSNPKFQRPVASIRKNDAGTTQVSSHIQSASSRSETMVEVAEVPEVNVSQPIEEQFRPKSQIFSQNADVISGRNISPTLYGHSVAHGQISGVLGASAAPRMQIGRVSQQPAATAISVGATVRAFDEVAEVAERKEKQTQPPSAPARLPELKDFSSVAHDQDRGFFASDQGPRNLWQRLKQSLTYREETELEARLEPAVKPLQHGEESQISDKNSPESFPDSAVYVPHRSTDSRAQAPQDQRTFVDEEDQLEIPAFLRRQSH; translated from the coding sequence ATGACGATTAATCTGCACCGGCCAGATATTGCGGAATTGAAACCACGCATTACCGTCTTTGGTGTTGGCGGTGGTGGTGGAAATGCCGTAAATAACATGATACATGCTGGTCTCCAAGGAGTTGATTTTGTTGTTGCTAATACAGATGCACAGGCTTTGGCTATGTCAAAAGCTGAGCGTTTGATCCAACTTGGTGCAGCAGTTACAGAAGGTCTGGGCGCTGGTGCTTTACCAGAAGTCGGACAGGCAGCTGCAGATGAATGTATTGATGAGATTATTGATCATCTCGCCGATTCTCATATGGTTTTTATTACGGCAGGTATGGGGGGCGGTACCGGAACTGGGGCTGCGCCTGTTGTTGCTCGTGCAGCTCGTGAGAAAGGTATTTTGACTGTTGGCGTCGTAACGAAACCTTTTCAATTTGAAGGCGCGCGCCGTATGAAGACAGCAGAGGCTGGTATAGAAGAATTACAAAAGTCTGTTGATACATTAATTGTTATTCCTAACCAGAATCTTTTTCGCATTGCGAACGAAAAGACAACATTCGCTGACGCTTTTGCTATGGCGGACCAGGTACTTTATTCCGGTGTTGCCTCTATTACGGATTTAATGATTAAAGAGGGATTGATTAATCTTGACTTTGCGGATGTTCGTTCCGTTATGCATGAAATGGGTCGTGCGATGATGGGTACGGGCGAGGCATCTGGTGAAGGGCGCGCTTTGGCCGCTGCTGAGGCTGCTATTGCGAATCCGTTATTAGACGAAACTTCTATGAGCGGAGCTCGTGGTCTTTTGATTTCGATTACTGGCGGTCGCGATATGACTTTGTTTGAAGTGGACGAAGCTGCTAATCGCATTCGCGAAGAAGTTGATATCGACGCGAATGTTATCTTTGGTGCTATCGATGACGAGTCACTTGAGGGTGTTATCCGTGTCTCTGTTGTTGCGACGGGTATTGACCGTGTCGTTGATGATACAGCTCAGCTTTCTAACCCTAAATTTCAGCGGCCCGTGGCTTCGATTCGCAAAAATGACGCTGGAACGACCCAAGTTTCTTCTCATATTCAATCAGCGTCATCGCGCTCTGAAACAATGGTAGAGGTAGCGGAAGTACCTGAAGTAAACGTAAGTCAGCCAATTGAGGAGCAATTTCGCCCCAAAAGTCAGATTTTTTCACAGAACGCAGATGTAATTTCCGGACGAAATATAAGCCCGACTCTTTACGGGCATAGTGTAGCTCATGGGCAGATATCGGGTGTATTAGGCGCATCAGCCGCGCCGCGTATGCAGATTGGCCGCGTTTCTCAACAGCCTGCTGCTACAGCGATCAGTGTAGGGGCAACAGTGCGTGCTTTCGACGAAGTGGCTGAGGTTGCAGAACGGAAGGAAAAACAAACGCAACCCCCCTCAGCGCCGGCGCGGCTGCCTGAATTAAAGGATTTTTCTTCCGTTGCTCACGACCAGGATAGAGGTTTTTTTGCTTCTGATCAAGGACCGCGTAATCTTTGGCAGCGTTTGAAACAAAGCTTAACATACCGTGAAGAAACTGAACTAGAGGCCCGGCTAGAGCCTGCTGTAAAGCCTTTACAGCATGGAGAGGAGTCCCAGATTTCTGATAAAAATTCCCCAGAATCTTTTCCTGATTCTGCCGTTTATGTTCCGCATCGCTCTACTGATTCGCGAGCACAGGCACCGCAGGATCAGCGCACTTTTGTGGATGAAGAAGATCAACTGGAGATACCGGCATTTTTACGCCGTCAGTCACATTAA
- the murB gene encoding UDP-N-acetylmuramate dehydrogenase yields MMNFQLIDGGALLAQLQPVLSGIKGKLTPNVDMRKVTWFRTGGLAELFYQPSDEADLALFFQVLPKSVPVTIVGIGSNLLVRDGGIPGVVVRLSAKGFGQLQQISPRRFLVGAATAGKHLALAALEAEIFGFHFYYGIPGGIGGALKMNAGANGFETAARVVEVYALDRGGQRHTLKPEDMHYSYRHCDIPEGFVFISALLEGEVGKRGDIRTAMNEVALHRETVQPVREKTGGSTFRNPDGTSAWRVIDEAGCRGLRIGGAQMSDMHCNFMINTGQATGYDLEKLGETVRARVFAHSAHLLQWEIQRIGQFERDRTVFPFD; encoded by the coding sequence ATGATGAATTTTCAGCTAATTGATGGTGGGGCGCTATTGGCGCAATTACAGCCGGTCTTAAGCGGTATAAAGGGAAAATTAACCCCCAATGTTGATATGCGTAAGGTGACGTGGTTTCGCACTGGCGGGTTAGCTGAGCTTTTTTATCAGCCTTCTGATGAGGCTGATTTAGCTTTATTTTTTCAAGTTTTGCCCAAATCCGTTCCTGTAACGATTGTGGGAATTGGTTCTAATCTTTTAGTGCGCGATGGGGGTATCCCTGGTGTTGTCGTTCGTCTTTCTGCAAAGGGTTTTGGGCAATTGCAGCAAATTTCTCCAAGGCGCTTTCTGGTCGGTGCCGCTACGGCGGGTAAGCATTTAGCGTTAGCAGCTTTAGAGGCTGAGATTTTTGGTTTTCATTTTTATTATGGTATTCCTGGTGGGATCGGCGGAGCGCTGAAAATGAATGCTGGTGCGAACGGTTTTGAAACGGCGGCGCGCGTCGTTGAGGTTTACGCACTTGACCGTGGAGGGCAGCGTCATACCTTGAAGCCAGAGGATATGCATTATTCTTATCGTCATTGTGATATTCCTGAAGGATTTGTCTTTATCTCTGCTTTGTTGGAAGGAGAAGTAGGAAAGAGGGGAGATATCCGCACAGCTATGAACGAAGTGGCTCTCCATCGGGAGACGGTGCAGCCTGTTCGTGAAAAAACGGGGGGATCAACTTTCCGCAACCCCGATGGAACGTCCGCGTGGCGTGTTATTGACGAAGCGGGGTGCCGTGGTCTACGGATCGGCGGCGCTCAAATGAGCGATATGCATTGTAATTTTATGATTAATACAGGTCAAGCTACAGGCTATGATCTTGAGAAATTAGGTGAAACAGTACGTGCGCGTGTTTTTGCTCATTCAGCTCATCTCTTACAGTGGGAGATACAACGTATCGGCCAATTTGAACGAGATCGCACGGTCTTTCCTTTTGATTAA
- the ftsA gene encoding cell division protein FtsA, protein MLLGSHHGGGRKTRFLTVLDVGSSKVVCFIACLRPLERAQCLHGRTHSMEILGFGVQRSRGVKSGIVTDMLAAEKSIRLAVDAAEKMAGLIVDSVIVNFSSSRLKSALVSGIARLGGREVTARDMRTALADVSRKAFDTERHIMHSVPISYSLDGDKGIFDPVGMMGGSLGMDVHVVTAEMAPLRNLEACINRAHLSVEAMVATPFASGLSVLMSDEARLGAACIDFGGGTTTFSVFYEGKFVHADALAVGGRHITLDVARGLSMSVEEAERLKVIYGSTFLASADDRRMINVVEIGGERREAQYPRAVLGRIVRARVEEILEMIRDCLSRSGFGHVIGKRVVLTGGASQLTGLPEVARSILGRDVRMGRPLGISKLPSLAKGAAFSSAAGLLIYPQLAGFEERTIQVAVNSLLTGTGGYFQRVSQWLRESF, encoded by the coding sequence ATGTTGTTGGGTTCGCATCACGGAGGAGGGCGGAAAACGCGTTTTTTAACAGTTCTCGATGTGGGCTCTAGTAAAGTTGTCTGCTTTATTGCTTGCTTACGCCCTTTGGAACGCGCGCAGTGTTTACATGGCCGCACGCATTCGATGGAAATTTTGGGGTTTGGTGTGCAACGTTCACGTGGCGTTAAATCCGGTATTGTGACAGATATGCTTGCAGCAGAAAAGTCTATACGTTTGGCTGTTGATGCAGCAGAGAAAATGGCTGGTTTAATAGTGGATTCGGTGATTGTAAATTTTTCTTCAAGTCGGTTAAAAAGCGCTCTTGTCAGTGGGATAGCGCGTTTGGGGGGACGTGAAGTGACTGCGCGCGATATGCGGACAGCATTAGCAGATGTTTCACGGAAGGCTTTTGATACTGAGCGCCATATTATGCATTCAGTTCCTATATCTTATTCTTTAGATGGAGATAAAGGAATCTTTGATCCCGTCGGGATGATGGGTGGATCACTTGGTATGGATGTGCATGTTGTAACAGCAGAAATGGCTCCTTTACGTAATTTAGAAGCTTGCATTAATCGTGCTCATTTAAGTGTTGAGGCAATGGTAGCGACGCCTTTTGCCAGCGGTCTTTCAGTTTTAATGAGCGATGAAGCGCGTCTGGGGGCAGCGTGTATTGATTTTGGCGGAGGGACAACGACATTTTCAGTGTTTTATGAAGGAAAATTTGTTCATGCTGATGCGCTTGCAGTCGGGGGGCGCCACATAACCCTTGATGTCGCGCGCGGGCTTTCTATGTCTGTTGAAGAAGCGGAGCGTTTAAAAGTTATCTATGGCTCGACATTTTTAGCGAGTGCTGATGATCGGCGTATGATCAATGTGGTGGAAATTGGGGGTGAGCGTCGCGAAGCTCAATATCCACGCGCTGTTTTGGGTCGTATTGTTCGTGCGCGTGTTGAAGAAATATTAGAGATGATACGTGATTGTTTGAGCCGTTCTGGTTTTGGTCACGTCATTGGTAAACGTGTCGTTTTGACCGGGGGAGCAAGCCAGTTAACAGGTTTGCCGGAGGTGGCACGTAGTATATTGGGGAGAGATGTTCGTATGGGGCGGCCTTTGGGCATTTCTAAGCTTCCCTCTCTTGCAAAGGGGGCGGCGTTTTCGTCTGCTGCTGGACTGTTAATTTACCCACAATTAGCGGGTTTTGAAGAAAGAACAATTCAGGTTGCGGTAAATAGTTTGTTGACAGGCACGGGTGGGTATTTTCAGCGTGTTAGTCAGTGGTTGCGTGAGAGTTTTTAG
- a CDS encoding D-alanine--D-alanine ligase, with protein sequence MRDKHIAVLMGGFSAERSISLSSGAACSDALEEQGYHVVRIDVDGHIASVLEQLRPGVAFNALHGPFGEDGFIQGILEYLKIPYTHSGVAASALAMDKGRAKIIAASAGVPVAPSRVMSRFAIGREYGHPMKPPYVIKPVREGSSFGVMIVEEGEDFPPCDIVSTEWIYGDEVIIEKYIPGRELSCAVLGDEALDVCEILLDKPLQFFDYDSKYKPGGSVHICPAQLSLNIYQNVQRMSLVAHKAIGCRGVSRSDFRFNEETGELVWLEINTQPGMTRTSLVPDIARAGGRTYSDVIKWVMEDASCMR encoded by the coding sequence ATGAGAGATAAGCATATAGCCGTGTTGATGGGAGGGTTTTCCGCTGAGCGGTCCATAAGCTTATCTTCGGGTGCAGCTTGTTCTGACGCTCTTGAAGAACAGGGATATCATGTAGTTCGTATAGATGTTGACGGTCATATTGCTTCTGTGCTTGAACAATTGCGGCCGGGTGTCGCTTTTAACGCGTTGCACGGGCCATTTGGTGAAGATGGTTTTATCCAGGGTATTCTTGAATATTTAAAAATTCCCTACACTCATTCTGGGGTAGCAGCATCGGCATTGGCGATGGATAAAGGGCGTGCAAAGATTATAGCTGCCAGTGCTGGCGTCCCTGTAGCTCCTTCTCGTGTGATGAGCCGCTTTGCTATAGGGCGAGAATATGGGCATCCGATGAAGCCACCTTACGTTATTAAACCTGTACGTGAAGGGTCTAGCTTTGGTGTGATGATTGTGGAGGAAGGGGAGGATTTTCCGCCGTGTGATATCGTAAGTACTGAGTGGATTTATGGTGATGAGGTAATTATTGAAAAATATATCCCTGGGCGCGAACTTAGTTGTGCTGTTTTAGGTGATGAGGCTTTGGATGTTTGCGAAATTTTGCTTGATAAACCTCTTCAGTTTTTTGACTATGATTCAAAATATAAGCCTGGTGGCTCGGTTCACATTTGTCCTGCGCAGCTTTCATTAAATATTTACCAAAATGTGCAAAGAATGTCTTTGGTGGCACATAAGGCTATAGGGTGTCGGGGTGTTAGCCGTTCTGATTTTCGTTTTAATGAGGAAACAGGGGAATTAGTTTGGCTCGAAATTAATACTCAGCCTGGTATGACGCGAACTTCCCTTGTCCCTGATATTGCAAGAGCAGGGGGTCGTACTTATAGCGATGTTATTAAATGGGTAATGGAGGACGCATCGTGCATGCGTTAA
- the murC gene encoding UDP-N-acetylmuramate--L-alanine ligase, with translation MKMPLNIGLIHFVGIGGIGMSGIAEVLHNLGYKIQGSDQANNANIERLRDKGINIYVGHKAENLGAAEVVVISTAIKKTNSEYIAAKKRHLPIVKRAEMLAELMRFRQTIAVGGTHGKTTTTSMVAALLDAGHFDPTVINGGIINTYGTNARMGSGNWMVVEADESDGTFLKLPADIAIVTNIDSEHLDHYGNFDTLCGAFRKFVENVPFYGFSVMCVDHPEVQALADRIDDRWVVTYGANPRADVRFLNLSIEGRKMHFDVLICSRKTGTKVELKNLVLPMLGQHNVSNATAAIAVAHELGISNESIRKGLAEFGGVKRRFTQTGSWRGIEIFDDYGHHPVEIKAVLHSARESAKGRVIAIVQPHRFSRLRDLFDDFVCCFNDADTVMIAPVYAAGEGPIAGFNSKELVKHIQMTNHSDVHLINSLEDVVSFVAASAKAGDYLVFFGAGSITQWAYALPNQLAIFDKNDEFSAN, from the coding sequence ATGAAAATGCCGCTTAATATAGGACTTATTCATTTTGTAGGAATTGGTGGTATCGGTATGAGCGGGATTGCCGAGGTCCTTCATAACCTCGGTTATAAAATTCAAGGGTCTGATCAAGCTAATAATGCAAATATCGAACGCTTACGGGATAAGGGGATTAATATCTATGTAGGTCATAAGGCTGAAAATTTAGGAGCGGCAGAAGTTGTTGTTATTTCTACTGCTATTAAAAAAACAAATTCTGAATATATCGCTGCCAAGAAGAGGCACTTACCAATTGTTAAGCGTGCGGAAATGTTGGCTGAGTTGATGCGCTTTCGCCAAACGATTGCTGTTGGCGGTACGCATGGCAAGACGACTACTACATCTATGGTAGCGGCGCTTCTTGATGCAGGTCACTTTGATCCGACAGTAATTAACGGCGGCATCATCAATACATACGGAACCAATGCGCGTATGGGTAGCGGAAATTGGATGGTAGTTGAAGCCGATGAAAGTGATGGTACATTTTTAAAATTGCCCGCTGATATCGCTATTGTTACCAATATTGATTCTGAGCATTTAGATCATTATGGTAATTTTGATACCTTGTGTGGAGCTTTTCGAAAATTTGTGGAGAATGTACCTTTTTACGGCTTTTCCGTTATGTGTGTTGATCACCCAGAGGTTCAGGCATTAGCTGATCGCATTGATGACCGTTGGGTGGTTACTTATGGCGCAAATCCACGGGCTGATGTCCGTTTCCTTAATCTTTCGATAGAGGGTCGAAAAATGCATTTTGATGTCCTTATTTGCTCGCGAAAAACAGGTACGAAGGTTGAACTTAAAAATTTAGTTTTGCCGATGCTAGGACAACATAATGTTTCTAACGCTACCGCGGCGATCGCTGTTGCTCACGAGCTCGGTATTTCAAATGAATCTATTCGGAAAGGGTTAGCGGAATTTGGTGGAGTAAAGCGCCGTTTTACTCAGACAGGGAGTTGGCGTGGTATCGAAATATTTGATGATTATGGGCATCATCCGGTTGAAATAAAGGCCGTTTTGCACTCTGCTCGAGAAAGTGCGAAAGGGCGGGTTATTGCTATTGTGCAACCTCATCGTTTTTCTCGTTTACGTGATTTATTTGACGATTTTGTTTGTTGTTTTAACGATGCTGATACAGTGATGATTGCACCAGTTTACGCAGCTGGTGAAGGGCCTATAGCTGGCTTTAATTCTAAAGAATTGGTGAAACATATTCAAATGACAAACCATAGTGATGTTCATCTGATTAATTCTCTAGAAGACGTAGTTTCGTTTGTAGCGGCGTCTGCAAAGGCCGGTGATTATTTAGTTTTTTTCGGTGCCGGCAGTATTACACAGTGGGCTTATGCTTTACCTAATCAGCTAGCGATATTTGATAAAAATGATGAATTTTCAGCTAATTGA